A genomic stretch from Amia ocellicauda isolate fAmiCal2 chromosome 23, fAmiCal2.hap1, whole genome shotgun sequence includes:
- the LOC136718902 gene encoding atlastin-2 isoform X2, giving the protein MAEESGLRNRNRFEQNCKSSVFAEGVPCVEEVPPSEDGQPLNGDDVPMKEARPIQIVLAHEDNHNFELDEDALERILLQEHIRDLNVVVVSVAGAFRKGKSFLLDFMLRYMYNKNSCSWLGGNEDPLTGFTWRGGCERETTGIQVWSEVFVVEKPDGSKVAVLLIDTQGAFDSQSTIKDCATVFALSTMTSSVQVYNLSQNIQEDDLQHLQLFTEYGRLAMEEIYQKPFQKLMFLIRDWSYPYEHKYGLKGGESFLEKRLQVKQNQHEELQNVRKHIHSCFSSIGCFLLPHPGLKVATNPNFDGRLKDIDCDFKKQLENLVPLLLAPEHLVEKEISGSKVTCRDLVEYFKSYIKIYQGEELPHPKSMLQATAEANNLTAVAAAKDSYNKNMEQVCGGDKPYIAPTDLERKHLDYKESSIRQFRAVKKMGGEEFCQRYQEQLEAELEEVYANFIKHNDSKNIFYAARTPATLFAVMFALYIISGVTGFIGLNSIATLCNLIMGVALISLCTWAYVKYSGEFRELGAIIDQVAETLWEQVLKPLSDHFMEDNIRQTVANSIKAGLTEQVTQHAKLKTK; this is encoded by the exons ATGGCGGAGGAGAGCGGGCTGAGGAATCGAAATAGATTCGAGCAAAACTGCAAAAGCAGCGTCTTCGCTGAAG GAGTGCCTTGTGTGGAGGAGGTGCCCCCGAGTGAGGACGGACAGCCACTGAATGGAGACGATGTCCCCATGAAGGAGGCACGCCCCATTCAGATCGTGCTGGCCCACGAGGACAACCACAACTTTGAGCTGGATGAGGATGCTCTGGAGCGCATCCTCCTGCAGGAACACATCCGCGACCTCAATGTGGTAGTGGTGTCGGTGGCCGGGGCCTTCCGCAAGGGCAAGTCCTTCCTGCTGGACTTCATGCTTCGATACATGTACAACAAG AATTCCTGTTCTTGGTTGGGTGGCAATGAAGACCCTCTGACTGGTTTTACATGGAGAGGAGGCTGTGAGAGAGAAACGACGGGTATTCAAGTCTGGAGTGAAGTGTTTGTGGTTGAAAAGCCTGATGGAAGCAAG GTTGCAGTCCTATTAATTGACACACAGGGGGCCTTTGACAGTCAGTCAACCATCAAAGACTGTGCAACAGTGTTTGCTTTAAGCACTATGACCAGCTCAGTACAG GTTTATAACTTGTCTCAAAATATACAGGAAGATGACCTTCAACATCTCCAG CTCTTTACAGAATATGGTCGGCTTGCAATGGAGGAAATCTATCAGAAACCCTTCCAG AAACTTATGTTTCTCATAAGAGACTGGAGCTATCCCTATGAGCACAAGTATGGTCTGAAGGGAGGGGAGAGTTTTTTAGAGAAGAGATTGCAG GTCAAACAAAATCAGCACGAGGAGCTGCAGAATGTGAGGAAACACATCCACTCCTGTTTCTCCAGCATTGGCTGTTTTTTACTGCCACATCCTGGTCTTAAAGTCGCCACAAATCCAAACTTTGATGGAAGATTGAAAG atattgaTTGTGATTTCAAGAAACAGCTGGAAAATCTTGTGCCATTGCTACTAGCCCCTGAGCACCTGGTGGAAAAAGAAATAAGTGGGTCCAAAGTGACCTGCCGAGATCTTGTGGAGTATTTTAAA TCCTACATCAAAATATACCAAGGAGAGGAATTGCCTCATCCCAAATCCATGTTGCAG GCAACCGCCGAAGCCAACAACCTAACCGCTGTTGCGGCAGCAAAAGATAGCTACAACAAAAACATGGAGCAG GTCTGTGGAGGAGACAAGCCTTACATTGCACCTACCGATCTGGAGCGTAAGCACCTGGATTACAAGGAGTCCTCCATCCGGCAGTTCCGCGCGGTGAAGAAGATGGGCGGAGAGGAGTTCTGTCAGCGGTACCAGGAGCAGCTGgaggcagagctggaggaggtcTATGCAAACTTTATCAAGCACAACGacagcaaaaatatattttatgctgCTCGCACACCAGCTACCCTCTTTGCTGTCATGTTTGCCTTGTACATCATCTCAGGAGTGACTGGTTTCATTGGTTTGAACTCAATAGCTACCCTCTGTAACCTTATCATGGGAGTAGCACTGATATCCTTGTGCACCTGGGCATACGTCAAATACTCGGGAGAGTTCAGAGAACTGGGAGCAATCATCGATCAAGTAGCAGAAACCTTGTGGGAACAG GTATTGAAGCCCCTGAGCGATCACTTTATGGAGGATAATATCCGCCAGACTGTGGCAAACTCCATCAAAGCCGGTCTGACGGAGCAGGTCACCCAACATGCCAAATTAAAGACAAAGTGA
- the LOC136718902 gene encoding atlastin-2 isoform X3 — translation MAEESGLRNRNRFEQNCKSSVFAEGVPCVEEVPPSEDGQPLNGDDVPMKEARPIQIVLAHEDNHNFELDEDALERILLQEHIRDLNVVVVSVAGAFRKGKSFLLDFMLRYMYNKNSCSWLGGNEDPLTGFTWRGGCERETTGIQVWSEVFVVEKPDGSKVAVLLIDTQGAFDSQSTIKDCATVFALSTMTSSVQVYNLSQNIQEDDLQHLQLFTEYGRLAMEEIYQKPFQKLMFLIRDWSYPYEHKYGLKGGESFLEKRLQVKQNQHEELQNVRKHIHSCFSSIGCFLLPHPGLKVATNPNFDGRLKDIDCDFKKQLENLVPLLLAPEHLVEKEISGSKVTCRDLVEYFKSYIKIYQGEELPHPKSMLQATAEANNLTAVAAAKDSYNKNMEQVCGGDKPYIAPTDLERKHLDYKESSIRQFRAVKKMGGEEFCQRYQEQLEAELEEVYANFIKHNDSKNIFYAARTPATLFAVMFALYIISGVTGFIGLNSIATLCNLIMGVALISLCTWAYVKYSGEFRELGAIIDQVAETLWEQVVSKLFEMARSRIVRRSFVPTQRKRLSSNNNNKKKN, via the exons ATGGCGGAGGAGAGCGGGCTGAGGAATCGAAATAGATTCGAGCAAAACTGCAAAAGCAGCGTCTTCGCTGAAG GAGTGCCTTGTGTGGAGGAGGTGCCCCCGAGTGAGGACGGACAGCCACTGAATGGAGACGATGTCCCCATGAAGGAGGCACGCCCCATTCAGATCGTGCTGGCCCACGAGGACAACCACAACTTTGAGCTGGATGAGGATGCTCTGGAGCGCATCCTCCTGCAGGAACACATCCGCGACCTCAATGTGGTAGTGGTGTCGGTGGCCGGGGCCTTCCGCAAGGGCAAGTCCTTCCTGCTGGACTTCATGCTTCGATACATGTACAACAAG AATTCCTGTTCTTGGTTGGGTGGCAATGAAGACCCTCTGACTGGTTTTACATGGAGAGGAGGCTGTGAGAGAGAAACGACGGGTATTCAAGTCTGGAGTGAAGTGTTTGTGGTTGAAAAGCCTGATGGAAGCAAG GTTGCAGTCCTATTAATTGACACACAGGGGGCCTTTGACAGTCAGTCAACCATCAAAGACTGTGCAACAGTGTTTGCTTTAAGCACTATGACCAGCTCAGTACAG GTTTATAACTTGTCTCAAAATATACAGGAAGATGACCTTCAACATCTCCAG CTCTTTACAGAATATGGTCGGCTTGCAATGGAGGAAATCTATCAGAAACCCTTCCAG AAACTTATGTTTCTCATAAGAGACTGGAGCTATCCCTATGAGCACAAGTATGGTCTGAAGGGAGGGGAGAGTTTTTTAGAGAAGAGATTGCAG GTCAAACAAAATCAGCACGAGGAGCTGCAGAATGTGAGGAAACACATCCACTCCTGTTTCTCCAGCATTGGCTGTTTTTTACTGCCACATCCTGGTCTTAAAGTCGCCACAAATCCAAACTTTGATGGAAGATTGAAAG atattgaTTGTGATTTCAAGAAACAGCTGGAAAATCTTGTGCCATTGCTACTAGCCCCTGAGCACCTGGTGGAAAAAGAAATAAGTGGGTCCAAAGTGACCTGCCGAGATCTTGTGGAGTATTTTAAA TCCTACATCAAAATATACCAAGGAGAGGAATTGCCTCATCCCAAATCCATGTTGCAG GCAACCGCCGAAGCCAACAACCTAACCGCTGTTGCGGCAGCAAAAGATAGCTACAACAAAAACATGGAGCAG GTCTGTGGAGGAGACAAGCCTTACATTGCACCTACCGATCTGGAGCGTAAGCACCTGGATTACAAGGAGTCCTCCATCCGGCAGTTCCGCGCGGTGAAGAAGATGGGCGGAGAGGAGTTCTGTCAGCGGTACCAGGAGCAGCTGgaggcagagctggaggaggtcTATGCAAACTTTATCAAGCACAACGacagcaaaaatatattttatgctgCTCGCACACCAGCTACCCTCTTTGCTGTCATGTTTGCCTTGTACATCATCTCAGGAGTGACTGGTTTCATTGGTTTGAACTCAATAGCTACCCTCTGTAACCTTATCATGGGAGTAGCACTGATATCCTTGTGCACCTGGGCATACGTCAAATACTCGGGAGAGTTCAGAGAACTGGGAGCAATCATCGATCAAGTAGCAGAAACCTTGTGGGAACAG GTGGTTTCCAAACTATTTGAAATGGCGAGAAGTCGAATTGTGCGCCGCTCTTTTGTACCAACGCAGAGAAAGAGACTGTCctcaaacaacaataacaagaagaaaaactag
- the LOC136718902 gene encoding atlastin-2 isoform X1, giving the protein MAEESGLRNRNRFEQNCKSSVFAEGVPCVEEVPPSEDGQPLNGDDVPMKEARPIQIVLAHEDNHNFELDEDALERILLQEHIRDLNVVVVSVAGAFRKGKSFLLDFMLRYMYNKNSCSWLGGNEDPLTGFTWRGGCERETTGIQVWSEVFVVEKPDGSKVAVLLIDTQGAFDSQSTIKDCATVFALSTMTSSVQVYNLSQNIQEDDLQHLQLFTEYGRLAMEEIYQKPFQKLMFLIRDWSYPYEHKYGLKGGESFLEKRLQVKQNQHEELQNVRKHIHSCFSSIGCFLLPHPGLKVATNPNFDGRLKDIDCDFKKQLENLVPLLLAPEHLVEKEISGSKVTCRDLVEYFKSYIKIYQGEELPHPKSMLQATAEANNLTAVAAAKDSYNKNMEQVCGGDKPYIAPTDLERKHLDYKESSIRQFRAVKKMGGEEFCQRYQEQLEAELEEVYANFIKHNDSKNIFYAARTPATLFAVMFALYIISGVTGFIGLNSIATLCNLIMGVALISLCTWAYVKYSGEFRELGAIIDQVAETLWEQRTPRKVVSKLFEMARSRIVRRSFVPTQRKRLSSNNNNKKKN; this is encoded by the exons ATGGCGGAGGAGAGCGGGCTGAGGAATCGAAATAGATTCGAGCAAAACTGCAAAAGCAGCGTCTTCGCTGAAG GAGTGCCTTGTGTGGAGGAGGTGCCCCCGAGTGAGGACGGACAGCCACTGAATGGAGACGATGTCCCCATGAAGGAGGCACGCCCCATTCAGATCGTGCTGGCCCACGAGGACAACCACAACTTTGAGCTGGATGAGGATGCTCTGGAGCGCATCCTCCTGCAGGAACACATCCGCGACCTCAATGTGGTAGTGGTGTCGGTGGCCGGGGCCTTCCGCAAGGGCAAGTCCTTCCTGCTGGACTTCATGCTTCGATACATGTACAACAAG AATTCCTGTTCTTGGTTGGGTGGCAATGAAGACCCTCTGACTGGTTTTACATGGAGAGGAGGCTGTGAGAGAGAAACGACGGGTATTCAAGTCTGGAGTGAAGTGTTTGTGGTTGAAAAGCCTGATGGAAGCAAG GTTGCAGTCCTATTAATTGACACACAGGGGGCCTTTGACAGTCAGTCAACCATCAAAGACTGTGCAACAGTGTTTGCTTTAAGCACTATGACCAGCTCAGTACAG GTTTATAACTTGTCTCAAAATATACAGGAAGATGACCTTCAACATCTCCAG CTCTTTACAGAATATGGTCGGCTTGCAATGGAGGAAATCTATCAGAAACCCTTCCAG AAACTTATGTTTCTCATAAGAGACTGGAGCTATCCCTATGAGCACAAGTATGGTCTGAAGGGAGGGGAGAGTTTTTTAGAGAAGAGATTGCAG GTCAAACAAAATCAGCACGAGGAGCTGCAGAATGTGAGGAAACACATCCACTCCTGTTTCTCCAGCATTGGCTGTTTTTTACTGCCACATCCTGGTCTTAAAGTCGCCACAAATCCAAACTTTGATGGAAGATTGAAAG atattgaTTGTGATTTCAAGAAACAGCTGGAAAATCTTGTGCCATTGCTACTAGCCCCTGAGCACCTGGTGGAAAAAGAAATAAGTGGGTCCAAAGTGACCTGCCGAGATCTTGTGGAGTATTTTAAA TCCTACATCAAAATATACCAAGGAGAGGAATTGCCTCATCCCAAATCCATGTTGCAG GCAACCGCCGAAGCCAACAACCTAACCGCTGTTGCGGCAGCAAAAGATAGCTACAACAAAAACATGGAGCAG GTCTGTGGAGGAGACAAGCCTTACATTGCACCTACCGATCTGGAGCGTAAGCACCTGGATTACAAGGAGTCCTCCATCCGGCAGTTCCGCGCGGTGAAGAAGATGGGCGGAGAGGAGTTCTGTCAGCGGTACCAGGAGCAGCTGgaggcagagctggaggaggtcTATGCAAACTTTATCAAGCACAACGacagcaaaaatatattttatgctgCTCGCACACCAGCTACCCTCTTTGCTGTCATGTTTGCCTTGTACATCATCTCAGGAGTGACTGGTTTCATTGGTTTGAACTCAATAGCTACCCTCTGTAACCTTATCATGGGAGTAGCACTGATATCCTTGTGCACCTGGGCATACGTCAAATACTCGGGAGAGTTCAGAGAACTGGGAGCAATCATCGATCAAGTAGCAGAAACCTTGTGGGAACAG AGGACTCCGAGAAAG GTGGTTTCCAAACTATTTGAAATGGCGAGAAGTCGAATTGTGCGCCGCTCTTTTGTACCAACGCAGAGAAAGAGACTGTCctcaaacaacaataacaagaagaaaaactag